CATACAGACAAAGTTTTTACCACTAAACCACCACCATTGTggttagtttttaaataaataaaagaattaatGTATACAATATAATGGGCATAACGTAAAGTATGTTGAGTGGCATAATTGGCCAATAAAAAATTTGTGTTCAATCGTTGGGTATGATATTACCCTGGGTCATGCTTGCTGATGGTTTCGAACTGAAGTGTATGCTTATACTCTTAAAGAATTTTAGATTGCCACTTCAAATACTATGTCAAGcatatttttgttcaaatattCTTTAGATAGATAAAAGGTTTAGCGTATACAACTTGGTCCCAATGTCCTAGTAATTACAATCATAAAACAAAACTGAACCACAGAGCTCCAGTAGCACCCAAAGTTTCTTAGCAAGCCTTTTGGGTTACAAAGCTTGTGCAATGTCGACAGCAATTGATATACGACTTATATTGTTATATGGTATATAAATTGTTTGGAAGTACACAAAACACCGTGCATATCATTAAATGGGATGCTTACCCATGGCTTAGAATGTATAGGACAATAGGGTGAGGGTGAAGATGAGATGAGGTCCTACTTCATCCATATAAGAACCTTAAATTTAATGTGGTGTTACTAAAATCAATTGCCTTATCTTCCTATCTTTATTCCATGCCTTTCTCTTTTTGCAACTAAAAGTTttcaacatatttataaattatctgATACTTGGTGTTGCAACGAAACAGATATAAGATATAAGAGGATGGCACCTTTTCATGTTTCGTATTCTACATGTACTTTTGTCATATTCGTTTTATCCTTATCTTGTTTTCTCTCCTTCCTTCCAACCataaaccaaaaaacaaaacaacataACGAACCACAAATACATATGGTATGTATCATGTCGTATTTTGTGCATTAATGGTTTTGAAATCACACTAAACGCCGACAGAGAGTAAGTTTGCAAAATCTACAGGGTGCTTAACCATGGGTAAATCCAATTTGTACGAAACTCTTAGCCATTTTGTGGCATTCTACTATTAATCACAACAAATGTGATATAGCATACCTGAATATGTGCTAAAAAAACCCTGATTCGACTAGCTACATTAGTCTAGAGATGCCATAACATGATCATATCAGATGGAAGACAAGTAATAAAAGACTAGCCTAGAAATCCTAATGTTACAAGACATTAGACACTGCCATAGTCGAGGACATCAATAGAAACATTATTCTATCCATTCCTCTCTATGAAGGAATTAACTGTACCTACCATGGTTGGTTAGTCCTGTATTAGTAGTATAAGAATTCTTAACTTTTGGCTTAATGTACAAAAGTCATTTTAATCAATGATGTGACTTGTTCAATTATCAACTTGTCTAAAGAGAGAATGAGATTCAGTGTTCAATTTTGCAAGTTGCAGCCATCAAAGTTAAGAATCACATAACAATTAATATCTTATCACTTAAAAGATAAGTACAAAATTTGTAACTGATCAAATATTCTAATTCAAGATGTGAACAACATATTTCCCATTTCCGTAGCTAACACAAGACTATCTCATAATTCTATTACCAAATCCCAGTATACGATATTTTAATCCTTAATTATCAACACCAAAAGCTTATCCAATCTATAACAGAGTCTCCACATCAGCAGATTGATTCTAGCTTTTCTGTCCTCATCACATCAACTATTTTGATTAGCTACATGACACATCCAAGCATCAGTCTAACACAGTTAAGTGGCAACCAATCAGAATAACTAGAGGTAGCAAAATGGATGGGTAGGCCGCGCTGGGTAAAAGGTCAAATGGGTTTTTTTAGCAAGGGTTAGGTAAGGAAGGTTAATCCACTAAGACTTTATAACTCATCTTCTTTTAAGAGGTTTTATTCATTATAAGTATATTTTGGGGAAACTTTTGACCAACTTGACATTCTTTTCTAgctaacttttatttatttaacccattttgaaataaaacataGCACAAGTTAACCATAAGAAGATGACATAACACGGATCGACTATAATGAAGTATCCTAGACACATGGACAGGTAACATACTGAATTATAGTTAACTGAACTTACCGCTTGCTTCTTCAAATATCATTTGTGTGGAAACACCTGTTGAGAAGCCTAACTTTAGCATGATCTCCTCCAGACGTTTCACATTTGTAAGATATAAATAACCAACCTACATAACGGGTGGATAACAATTAGGTAATAGGTATAAATCGACGATACCAAATCTCTAGCACAAGGTCCAATAAGGTAACTCTTTATTACACAAATACGAATCTGGGCAACTGGGGTGAGATGATACTATAAATCCATGTGCAATAACTAACATTAAGTCTATTCgttcaaaatataataattattaaaaataaaaacagaatACACGTTAATGTGAGATGGGTGATAATTTAGTTCAAGTGTCTGCACATTGAACTGCTGTTGATATTATGACACCCAACTCATGGATAGAGCATATATAAGAACTGACCAGCGTTTCCAAAGATGATGCTCTGTTGTAAACAGCTACACCAGCACGTTTTTTAGTCCGTGTTTTGGAGGAGGATAGATTTTTTCCCCACCGAAGAACATCCCTGTATAACATACTCTatcaaatacaaaaaagaaaatttgaaccTTTTCAATATAGAATGAATAATGACTCCAGATTGGATATCTGAAGTAGTCCAGAAGGCAATAATTACTCAAATTTTTAAGCAAAAACGATAAAGTGTTGAGGATAATTTCTCGTAATAGCTACTGGAAACAATATAACTCTTGATCACTGGATCAGTCACTCTGTTATGCAATGTGTACAACTTCACTTGATAAATGTTGTTTTCTCAATTCCTTATATTAAACCTACAGCGACAAAACATAGTGCGTCTGCATCATAAACCTAAGCATGACAAGACTAACCTTTCTTCGTCAGATAAAACTTTTTCGTTCATTAGCTTCTGGAGCATCGCATCCTGATATGcacaaatcaaaattttcaattaatttcATAAGATGAAAGCAACTATGTAATTTAGAAACCAATCTGCAAAGAGACGTGATCAATGTCGCTCAGAAAAGGGCCACTATAAGCCTTTGAGAGTCttaaaagatattaaaagaTGTAAATGATTTCATATCATACTTGGGCTTCACATCGTACTACAGCCATCACACGATCATTATATTCTTCAATATTCAGCGGTGGAAACAGGAAATGTCTGCGGGCGTATAGCTGTGttcatatacaaaaataaataaataataagaaacCTTTAATTGGTTTATAGAGATATATCAAAGTAAAcaactacaaaaaaaatattttcagcAATTGCAACTGACTATCCAAACTCCGAAGTAGTCCAAATGAGTATACAATATCAACTTAAAATTAGGAAAATTCTAATTAGGAGTTTTTCTCTCATTTTATTCTTGCTTACTCTTTTCTTACTTCTCTTATTTTACATGCATATTCAATTTTTTCATAATTACCTATTAGTTTAATTCCTATAAATAACCTTTCCTGAAAGACAATGAGAGTCAAGCCGCATACGTAATGCCAAACAGCAATTTGAATATTTGAAAAGGACACACAAAGCTCTATGGGCGGTATAAGGTTCTATGAAATATAACATCTTTAACTTTTGGgtgttttaaagaaaaaaatgtaacAAAGTAATTTTTAACTTGTCCCAAATGAGATGACGTACTAATTTTTGTGCCACATGAACATTAAAATATGGCTTTGATAAAGTTTATGATCCAATCAAGATACAGAATAATGAAGAACgatgttaataattatataacttaaattatacgCCAATTATTTCATCTAGAGCCACAATCcaataaaaatcaattaattCTTTATCCACTACTGCAGAGATTGGATTATCTTCTTCCTAgtaagtatttaatgaaaattaacatgatatattctttctttttttgaagGCTAATATATTGAGCATAATATATTCTTCTGTGATGCAGATGCAGCAGATATGAATTTTCCTTTCAATAGAGGCCATGCAGTGATTTGTGTGATAAGTGTTTGCTTTCAAACGACTTGATTATTTGATTGGTGTATATGAACTCTACTTGGTATGCTACAGTTCAGCAGgatttcatataaaataataatatacaaaCTTACAAAGCAAGCATCCAGAGAAAGCGTTAAGACCTGATGATCGTATGATAAAAGTCATCAATAGAATTATCCTAAATAAAATCCGAAATAAACTTCCTCAGTTGAGTCGgttctacaaaaaaaaagtcaccAAGAATACATTGTCTCCAATAGATAGGATTTATATTTACCGCAAAATGTAAGCTGATAAGTTAGTGGTTGCAAACATTGAATCAGGTTACAAATTTATTCTAGTTCTGAAACAAGGTTACCACCTTACCTAGAAGAATATAAACTAAGGGATTTTCTGGGTGCGTACTTTAATTAATCAGCTTTATGATAGATACAAAAAACAAGTATCAAAAGACAGGAGCGAAACAATTAACATACTCTGCAATGATGATAGCTGACTGGTCAACACCCCCCACCTCAAAAACAGAATTGGATGCACTTTTTCACTTAACAGCCCACTAAGGAGAAGTCTGCCCAATTGGGAACAGTGACCAACTGACCATACTTGCAAAGTTCTCTCATTCAGAACACAACTGAGCTACACACCTGAGGCTGGCTGTTGGCCTCAATGTTGCAGCCTGCAGGAACTGAACATGGGTCCCCACTAGAGATTCCCATGTCCCAACCATGAGGCTGCCACATTTGGGGTTCATAGATTGTTTCCTTATATAGTACTCTAAAAGATGATTATTACGACTTCAAGCTGTTGGTGTGTAACAAGGGTTAAAAGATCAATGAACAGACACCTCTTGGAGTCGTGGTATCACTTTCAAAATACAATAATTCAACCCTATATGTCTGGTTTAAATGACATTTGCTTTGGGATAATACTTCAGAGTAATGTTCTTGATTTTGGCAGAACTCCAACACCatgttttattcattttttcacAGTTAATTATCTAATCCTGATTATTCAAttttgcataaatcattttataatcATACATCCAATTTCCCCTAACCTCGTGCAAgataaacaaagcacaaaaattcatcatattGTAACGCAAGCATGCTTTCATTTTGCCACATGAATATAACAAACCTCATATATGCAATCTCCAATGTACGCCAACGAAGCAGCATTGTACAATGAGCGAGGTTTCTCTACTTTTGGTGCACTTGGCATCCACGTATCTAATCCCATATACTTTTCTTCCATAGCCACTGCTGCAATTCACAATTTCAATAAGAACATTTCTTTGACAAAATGCCACACTGCTAAATGTCTCAAAAATACACACATCTATATAACTCACAACTAAAGCTCTAaactttcatcaaaataaacacaTTTAGCAGACACCCAGATATATAAAAGGAGCTAATTaacaccataaaaaaaaaacctatgttttttttctaTGCACACAAGGTGTTTGACGAAATGTCGCACTGAAAAACAAATGGTAAAAACTGATACCTTGACTTGGGGTTGGAGAATTGCGTCTAAGAAGGTTGGAAACAGATAACAAACTGCGGTCTGGTGAATTAGATTTAAGGGTTTGTTCAGTGACTAAAGTGGGCTTTTTGGGATAAGTTCGGTGTGGGTTGTATGAAGGAGTAAGTTGTGTATCCCATGAAGCTCTAACCTTAACTGAGAATGCATGGAGTGCTGTGGTTGTAGCTGCCATGGGTTTAGCCTGCTAGGATTTTCGGATTGGGGG
The sequence above is drawn from the Erigeron canadensis isolate Cc75 chromosome 4, C_canadensis_v1, whole genome shotgun sequence genome and encodes:
- the LOC122595939 gene encoding mini-ribonuclease 3 isoform X4, which encodes MAATTTALHAFSVKVRASWDTQLTPSYNPHRTYPKKPTLVTEQTLKSNSPDRSLLSVSNLLRRNSPTPSQVAMEEKYMGLDTWMPSAPKVEKPRSLYNAASLAYIGDCIYELYARRHFLFPPLNIEEYNDRVMAVVRCEAQDAMLQKLMNEKVLSDEERDVLRWGKNLSSSKTRTKKRAGVAVYNRASSLETLVGYLYLTNVKRLEEIMLKLGFSTGVSTQMIFEEASANQNS
- the LOC122595939 gene encoding mini-ribonuclease 3 isoform X1; amino-acid sequence: MAATTTALHAFSVKVRASWDTQLTPSYNPHRTYPKKPTLVTEQTLKSNSPDRSLLSVSNLLRRNSPTPSQAVAMEEKYMGLDTWMPSAPKVEKPRSLYNAASLAYIGDCIYEVLTLSLDACFLYARRHFLFPPLNIEEYNDRVMAVVRCEAQDAMLQKLMNEKVLSDEERDVLRWGKNLSSSKTRTKKRAGVAVYNRASSLETLVGYLYLTNVKRLEEIMLKLGFSTGVSTQMIFEEASANQNS
- the LOC122595939 gene encoding mini-ribonuclease 3 isoform X3, with translation MAATTTALHAFSVKVRASWDTQLTPSYNPHRTYPKKPTLVTEQTLKSNSPDRSLLSVSNLLRRNSPTPSQAVAMEEKYMGLDTWMPSAPKVEKPRSLYNAASLAYIGDCIYELYARRHFLFPPLNIEEYNDRVMAVVRCEAQDAMLQKLMNEKVLSDEERDVLRWGKNLSSSKTRTKKRAGVAVYNRASSLETLVGYLYLTNVKRLEEIMLKLGFSTGVSTQMIFEEASANQNS
- the LOC122595939 gene encoding mini-ribonuclease 3 isoform X2; the protein is MAATTTALHAFSVKVRASWDTQLTPSYNPHRTYPKKPTLVTEQTLKSNSPDRSLLSVSNLLRRNSPTPSQVAMEEKYMGLDTWMPSAPKVEKPRSLYNAASLAYIGDCIYEVLTLSLDACFLYARRHFLFPPLNIEEYNDRVMAVVRCEAQDAMLQKLMNEKVLSDEERDVLRWGKNLSSSKTRTKKRAGVAVYNRASSLETLVGYLYLTNVKRLEEIMLKLGFSTGVSTQMIFEEASANQNS